Below is a genomic region from Theobroma cacao cultivar B97-61/B2 unplaced genomic scaffold, Criollo_cocoa_genome_V2, whole genome shotgun sequence.
GTTGGATGTTTTCCACAAGGTTTGCTTTTGGAAAACAACTCAGCCACAGGTAGTTGTTTTCCTCTGAAAGGCACATGATCAACTTCCAAGTTCATATCAGGTAGCCTATCCTTTTCTTTGTCCTTGATGTCTTCTTTTGCACAAGAATTTGAATGGTTTCCGGCAGGGGAGGCATGAGATGAGCACTGGCCATTGGGAATAGGAGGCTTGTTATACCTGTGAAATCCAAGTATCCTCTTAAAATCAAGGGAGTTGCTCGCCTCCACCTTATCCAACTCAGCATCATGAACACACACTGAATTAGCTTGTTTAAGGACACATTCCAGGGGGACTGACTGGTCTTTCCTTTCACCAGATTTGCTATCATGTATTGGCGTTTCAGCAATTTGAGAACAACCAGTTGAATTTTCAAGTGTCTTTTCACCAAGTATAGAAGAAgcaccttgggaacaagccacATCTGTGGAGAAACTAGGCAAGACAAAATTGAGATCCAAACTCTTTACAGACATCACATACTTGAAATCCTTGGTATATTTCGCAGGACTATGTCGCTCAAATGCAGAGCCATTGTCATTATTGCAGTTCAGTGAAACAGAACTTGTAGATGGTGGCTGACCCTCCAGCTGAAAATCATTCTGCCAACTTTCCTGTGGGAAGGTAGCAGCACTACACAACTTTGGCCTAGATAACAATTTTGTGCTAAGACAAAGCTCATTTCCAGCAAGCCCAAGGCTTCGGGTAAATGATTTAGaactttttcccttaaaacatggAAGTGCTTGAACTGCTATAGGGCTCCGTTTCAAGTCACATCTCCAAGATGAAACAGAGGATGACTCAGAGTTCATTTTATCAGCCAAAGGAACTATCTGATATGAGCTGCGCATGTCTACAGTAGCAACTGGTTTATAGCTATGAGAAGAGATGTCTCCTCCAACACACTGTAAAATTTCATTGCATAACTTACCTTTAGCCTCATCCAAACCATGAGGTGTTGAAGAATCTTCAGCTTGCTCATCATCAATGTGCtcaattgataatttttcCGTATAGAGATCTTGGCAGGAAGAATTCAAATCATTTCTGCTTTGCCCTGAAAAAGGAATTACCAACCATATAAAATCATTAGCAGCAGTAATAAATACTACAAGGTGAAGGATTTAGAGACTGAAGATAAATGAACAAATTAtgaacttgctaaaaatgccaaaaagaaaaataataaaaaccaaaatgcTGATAATTTGATAATAGATTATATTCATCCTTACCAGCTTTATCATTACAAGTTATGTGTTCTCTTTGCATATTGTGCTTATCCAGAAATAAAATATCCAAGTCTGCTTCTGGATCCCTCATTATCTGGCTATTTGGAATCACCTCCTTAGACAGAACTTCAAagcttgaatttgattttccaGAGAGATCTTGCAATGAAGTTTCTCTGTGGCCGATAATAGGATCCTGAAAGTCACTGAGCTCAGGAATTTTATCTTCCTCAAGTTTGACAGGAATGTTTAAATCAGCTAAAACTTTACTCTTCAAAGAAATGGAACTAGGAATAAAATTGCCTTCAGGGAAAACAGAGTTGCACCCACTGGCACTAATGGGTAGTTCTTTATCACCCCTATCTTTAACCTCAGGAATTTTCTTTAGAGCATTAGTTGGTATATCAGTCACTTCAGGAGCCATTTTCACTTCTGAAAATCCCTCTTCTTCACTATCAATGTACTCATCAGCTGGAAGTTCAAGATCCAAGATCTTTTTGCCAAACATTTTGCAATTGGACTCCATGAACTCAGGGGCCTTTGAAGAGCATTCTATGTGAATAGGATCATGACCTGCTTGCCCTCTGTTTCCATCTTTAGCTTCTGAAACAGGGGACTGAGAATGCACAAGGTTAATAGAGGTAGAGGTATGTTGTGGTAATTGTACATGATTAGATGACTTTGGAGATAATACTTGATTTGGTTGTAAGGTGCCCAGACTGTGATGATGTTTATATAACtcaatctttttcatttcatccATTAATTCCTTCTGTTTCCTGTATAGCCGATGGAGTTCATGGATCTAAAACAGAACACATTGCAGATGCATCAATTGCATGATAATAATAGGTTACCAATAATATCAAATATAGTTGGACCAAAAATTCTAGATTTAAGAGATGACACATGGAGattaaaaatagataaataaaaatgaggCCAAAGAAAACAACCAGGTTGTATTTGAATGACTTTATTGTTTTAGATTGATGACCACTCGGTTGATTCTTTTCAGTCTCAATTAAAAAGACTCACTTTcaaaaaacttaaataaacACAATGCTAAGAAATGCATCTCTTGCAAAGATTCTAAGAGAAGCAACCAATAGTCTCCAGAATTAGGATTTAAATACTACAGTTATGCCTACGCAGAATGCATAGTTACAACCCCCCTGGGGGGTGGGGCCCTTCATCCCCAAATTATCTCAGCATATATTGCACAATAAGCACTAGTAGCAACAAGAACTGTTGTCTGCTTAATTTCTCTAGTGCATCATAAATCTTCAGATCCCAAACCCTGTTAATGAGGATTTTCACATAACCTTTCTCTTATCCCAGTAGAAACTTCAATGTTTCTTTCCCCTTTCAAATGACAATTACATGATCAATCTAAAGATATAGAACTCTCTATAGGTATTCAGAACTCCAGCTAATTACCAACAGTGTGTGCAGTAACCAAAGTTGTTGCTTAGGAGACAGAGCATCGTATTTAAGCACACAGAATAGAAACACTCCAGCTGAACCATCAGGATACCTGGGTCACAGGATGTAAGAAGTTTATCTTGAGAGAAATACCTGATTCCTAAATTCTGCTTCATGCTTGAGCATTGTCTGCTTTAGTAAATCCTTGTTGTCCAAGATGTTCAAGTCTGAAGACAGTGGCAAAGCACCATTATTGTAATGTCTATTCCTTACAATTCTATCAGCATTATCTGAGGGCCATACAGTGCCATTAACATCCAAATTAAGGTCCCAAGCAGTATAACACCCTAGCAAGTGGCTTTTGTGCTGCATGTCTGCTTGCAATCCTAGCATTGTCATAAAAGTTGGAGCACAAATTTCACAATATGTTTAAATTGAACAACCTTTGTCCCATGAAAAAAAGCAACCTGCATAAGGGCAAGGTATAGTTGTTTAAAATACATATTACAAAAGCtactttatcttttcttttctctctccatcTCTCCATTTGATAAGAAACACATCAAATACTAGAgcttaatcaaaatatataatatatattaactgaaattaatgataaaatCATTGTCCAACATTCTTCCAGGGTGGCTCAGATAATAATTGTGTTCTGTTAAAATGTTCAGAGGGGAAGGCCATAAGAATACCTTATCAGAATCTCGGTATACCATCTGACATGGTTGCGTTTCATAAACTCAAATATATTTTGACAATAATTTCCATCAagaaatacttaaaatatCAATTGCAATACAACATAATTCAAGACAATCAAATGGGCATGTGCACAAGCCATGATCCTATTTCTGGACACAAGTCTTCAGAATGTATCAGTCTAACACCACACTCATGAATGCACCATGGTACAACAACATTTGAATACTATAAACAACGACAGAGCAAAACACTATCAAATGTCATATAAGAAGTTTCTCACATGAAGAAATGCATCACAGCACAAAACTCTGTCAAATATAATAACCAAAGAAAATTTGGGCGCAAAATGGGAGCAATAGTATAAAAATAAGTTCCAACTTCCAACTGCCTTCTCTCATACGAAAAAGATTAAATGCACACCAGAACTTACAATTACATATGAGAGAGCCCTAACCAATTTAATCAACCTCTAAACGGGGTTGATCATGAACCAACAAACACCCTCACACCTTGGTAGGCAATGTAACTTCAGATTATGGCAGTTTGTGAGGTGTTCTAAGtaaatttaaaagtctaaatGAAGAGATtgagaaaagaacaaaactCAGAAAAAAAATGCTACTCTAAACCTTATACAAGATAAAATTCAGCTAATTAGAGAATGAAATTGCTCCTCTTAAACACATTTAATCttgtattatatattaaaggcATTGTTCTAATATTCCATAATTAATATCCTCGAAGTCTACTATCTCAGTGTTGCCAATAACTCAGAAAATATACAATCTGCCTAAAACAGTAATATACCATCTAATACTAACACACAAATATATGAGTTAAAACAACTATCAGGTCTCTTACTAATACTTATATTAAGCTTTAAATAAGTTGTAAATTAGTCAAAAGTATCTATGATCAATGATCAATCaaactgaaaagaataaattgagctttattttcattgaaaataaaaaacctgCCACACGTCAGTATAGccacaaaaaaatcaacaaataaGTTCCATTTCgtggtttaaaaaaaaaaaaagaaacaggaCAGCATCAGATACCCTTCAATCCATTAATCCTATAATTCAGgagaaacttaaaaaaaaaaaaaactaaggaGGCAGagtgaaaatttatttcactTTAACCAAAATGCCAAAAAACAGCATTATATCTATAATCCATATCTTCcacattaaataaaaacccaaagaaaataatcaaatttgaaacctaaaagaaaaaccaaaattgTATCAGAAGCACATTGAATAtccattaaaaagaaatatagtatcatccaaaaataaagaaaaagaagagaactCATCAAAGCAATTAAAACAGTGATCTTCTTTGATCTcaccttaaaaaaataaaaacaacttTTCTGAGCTCATTGACGTTGGTTTTGGGCAAAGTAGAAGAAAAACTGTGGTGGGTATCTTTTGAAAAAGGCTTTAGAAATGAATCAGAAaggaagaagatgagaataaGACTCTtttaaaagagaagaaaaaatggaaGTGGGTATTTCTGAAACTCCATAAAGAGTAGATAAAAATGGGGATTTTCGGATCTGCTGGGTCCATTATTTCTAGGAagattttgagagagaaaacgaaaaaaaaaaaagaaaaacaaaaatcatacAGAAACAAACGAAAAATAACTTACATGACAAGAGACATGAAAGTtgtcaaatatatatatatatatatattttatatttatatatatatttatatattctcTCTACCATTcttgttttgttcttttcttttcttttggctacaaaaagagaagtatgtatataaaatatttaaaacttttcaaaattttccttatgagaaaatgattttgctttttcttttaagatttaaaaagaaaaataaagttattGGAGAAAAGACAACAGTACAGTACAGCAGACAGCCAATCTCCTAAACGGCCTTGATTTTTccaattttataatattttaatcaatctttatattattttaataaggaATTGTTTTCTAGCACTGGTCAGCAGTGGGGCCCTCCTATCAAATTTTAAAGGACCAAGCATGCAGATTATGTGAAATTTCAGATTTTTCGTTTTAAGTCCAAAAATGACCCTAACTTTTCCTCTTTATTACACCCCACGGCATTGTCCTTTTTGGGATTAGGGGAGAATAAACtctaaattataaattaattaggaaTTTAGAGGTTGGGATAGTGGAAGGTGGGCAATTCTAATCACAAAGTAATTAATTAGGAATCTCATTAAGGTTTAATTTGGTAAAAAAACCATGCAACATACAAGTATTGTTGGGATGTCAATTTTAGTCTAATCATTTTACGAAAGTAATAGCTACACTTGATATGACCCTACCATCAAATTTCTTTACAATTGTTTTCTATTTGAAAGTGAATGAAAGcaagataaaaatatcttgaggggtttttttagtttatttccccttttttttttcttcataagAGAAGATTTTGActaatttgttttaataaaaaggatacatatacttattatttaatgaaggatattttttagtttaattgtaataaatttatcttttttgtttattgtcGTTACGTTTTACCCAACATcgttaactttattttttataaaattttcatttttatattattattagtattaatttaatgaaattaagaaatattcTAGTCATATTGTTATACTTAATGATATcaagaaaattctaattaaaaaaCACATAATAGTTAATTATCAAAGTTTAAATCTCAAGAGACAAATTGATTTCGTTTTGAATCATAACctactttttttgttttttattttggaattaAATGGTCAtatgtaaaaatttatttgatttgaaccGTACAAAAATAAGGTAATTTTCTCTTGTTAAgacatttaaaatgaaaaggcAACTCTTTGTCATAAgagtgtttttctttttatatatggaaattttttattataattattctttataACATttcaattattgtaattcaaatatttaaaataaatccaaaAATTCAACATAAGATTAAAAAATCTAAAGAAAATGTTGTGAgaagtatttttttaaaatttattacttttttaatttcttttttatcaattattttttttaattgtggAAGGGAGATTCGaactattttttaaataagaaatcATACaccaattaataattttttaacttaaatagtaatatttgaaTCTACTTCCCaagtgcaaaaaaaaaaaatactttttttgaTCAACTATCATTTCACTAGCTTTCAATTATGGGAGCTTTAATGATTGAACAAAGGCTGGGCCTTGAACttcaattttgatttgaaattgaaaagaaatagTTGTTAGTTAAAAACGAAGGCTATTGATTACATTGTATAATCaatgttttaagaaaaaaattagagcatataaaacaaatattaatgCTTTGAGATTATCATGAATCTACTATATAATTTGGCTTAGGCTTGTAGGTTTGCAAGGTAGATTTACTGATAGAAGAAGAATCTTCAGACACAATATGTTGATTGCAAATTGACACAAAGTCTGCTGCTTTGTTTTTGGCAAATTTTATAGAATGAGATTAGAAAAGGGCAACCCAATTGGAGAATCTCCAGAGAGTGAGATTCACATGAATCTGCATCTCTTATCCAATCATATGGTTTTggatttataatatttttctgtctaaattattataatttatgaaatataagATTTGTTAGAGGcttgattttaattaatttattatttttttaaaattatcttacatgatgaaatcaaatatatagtaaTTATATCATACGAATAACAGtgaaagtaatttaaaataagtcaCAATATTCATGGGTTAATTTCACCATCAAGATGATTTAAAAGAATTTGACCTGATGGTTTAGACATAGAAGTAATTAAAGAGGTTTTCCTCTTAATTAAGCTAAGGAAGGGAAGCAAAGATGGTGGAGACCTGTTGGTTTTATGAAGTAGGATACATAGGAAGGAACTAAGGAGAAGAGGAGGTGATGATGGTGGCTAAAGCTTcctaaaattttgtaaaaaataaaaaaagtcaaatcaaatacttatataaacaaaatgaaatttttaaatatcaatGCAACAACCACCATTTACACAAAAATCACTCTCACAAATTCAAAACTAATCAGTATTATCaacaaaaattacaaatagtcaaaaacaaaaattaataaaaaaattcaaaaaaataaaatcaggGTAAAATATTCTCTAAATTTGATGATATAGTAATattgaaatgataatttttattttttattaatttttaaaattattattatataattttaaaaaataataataatttttaaaattaataaaaaaataatattttaatcttttcatattttttgttaatagtATTTACACTTTTAGACGAACTatctatttttaatattaatagaTTCACGTGAAATTATgaataaaagttataaaaacAGCTTATTTTACTCATAAAACTAACATATAACACATCGTCAAAGCATTTCCAAAATCACAAACACAAAAAAGCCATGGAggataaaaaacaaaaaggaaggaaTTGAGAGTTTGTCGGTTTTGAGAGACTTGGAGAGTTTTAGGGGAAATCTTGATTtgagtaagaaaaaaaaaacaaagaggaAGTCGTCGAGAAGGAAATGAGGAAGGTGACACGATGACCAGAGACTAATGGGTTGGAGGGAGAAGGAGAGAGatgtttataaaaaataattgttaacGAATTTAAGAAgaaagtattttttaaaattatgtttataaaaaaattaaatattaactttttattatatttttaccactatttttatacatttacgtaaaagttttaaaaagattaaattgagTCTTCCACAAACTCCGTGGACAAAGTGAAGCCACGACAGATGGATTGGGCATTTAGGACGAGGCCTGGGTTGAGATTGGCTAGGCAAGAGCCGACAGAGATGAACACAAGTGGCTGGGGTCATACGTGTATGTGGTGATGGCAAGAGGCATTGCATCTGAAAGTAGGCTTTCATTGTTGTCCATGGAGAGGGAAATGGAAGTAGAAGGAAATTCCTAGATGAATTTCTTGTTTAGTCACAAAACATAAATTTCCTCCTTCTGTTTTGAGAGAAAAATTGATCaggttaaaaaaatatatatatatatatatatatatttaaattgtaGATGAGTCAATTGTCACGTAgcactttttcttttgccaTCTGGAAAAGCTTATATTAATATACTATaaataatgttaaaatttatctttaaatgaaaaatcttAACAAAATCACCTTTAAAATTACAGGAAATCAAAGGTTTGATATTTAtgtgaaatattaaaaaaaatgtttgagGCTGATTTGAGCAATTAGTCCTACTTAAATAATGTGAATGGCATGCAACATAAATCAATCCTGATTTGTTGTAATGCAATTTATACAGCCCTTGATCCCACAAGCTGGAAATGTTGTCTGTTCCATAATTATCATTATCGTACAATATATTATATGTATGGTATGATACGATATTAGTGAAAAACGATatgtatttataattatatcacATTTGATCAAATATCGAAGCATATTGTACGAtacaattaatatattttttataagtttatatttaattaattattaaaagtttttattttttattattttttgagttgaaatatgaaaaattatattttatgagttttattttttgattttaaataaaaaatactaaaaaatttgaattcgctcttaattttaacatgataaatatttttcaatttttaattaataaattaatatgataaaatgtatattttatttaaaagtcTATATTATTAAAGAATATATTgaaagtttaaattaaaaaaataattatcttttcaatttatGCCTTATAACCttcatttttgttaaaaaaaatgtcttttaatttttttctttattttacatatataaatgttatttagaattaattttaaaattttttgccGTATCTTATAATACGATACGATActtgatattaaaaataaaattttgttacatAATACGTATCTCGATTTAACAACTAAGCAGCATTTGGTATGAGGAAAATTGGAGCACATTTCCAGCAATGtgtctaattaaattacattacaGTGTTTGTTCTGCAATATATCACTGTAATGTAagattgtcacgacccggaacctccttcaggcccatgacaatcgccgcaaCGTCCttgattgacactcattatccggaatactaaccggaaccccgcaaggcttacatatcagtttctttcctttcctgtgagcaatcgttgttaaatatcgagtttttagagaatatacactattttagatcaaaaacaatcaaaataaaattttcgccacacagggatattttggtcatatttttttcaaaaattttgaaactggctaaaacgtaatatacaagtacaaaacacataattcatattcaaaatgagtttaaaagtctaaaatcttcatttaaaacgaaattacggttatttgaatataataagaaaataaaaaaaatattaaggaaaatattctattttcttataaaacaatatttgtagAGTTATactgaataatttttatagcgtaaaagctaaataaatttatacatactgaaatacagtaagtcaaaatatttaatttaatttacaataacaagagggcccccgaataaacaaaagtaaagaggactgtgaacctacggtttggaaaatgcagatccaatggtagtcctcgatgagatcagctatctacagtctatactgaacctgaaatgggtggaaaggagttgggtgagattttgcaatcccaatgagtaaacagacattatcataaatatctaaaggcgagtaaaatggaggcaagtttaaacaacaaatttcaacccatttcataatgttttcaatttatttcttaaaccataaaatatttgtaatttaccaaaacagttgttaaggcttatgtcttttattaaaacaaggctcaagccaaaactaatcctcggggataccttggccgaggcatctaaccgagtccgccaagggtgttaaaatattcacacgtgaaacacatttttatttttaaaaccagccgttccttggcgttggccgagttacacattcacgtgggggttcgacgtgaagtgagctctaatactaccccaggagttaccctcctcgcctctacaaccggagtaactatataactgggtttaccgtgcccctctaataggcagtccacggaaacccgtcactgcagtgactaacccaccaattttaataaaatttcgacagtataacgtggcttttatttatttatccagcctgcatagtaaaaacaacttacataaatttcccaatgcactcacaaaatatagccacatatactcatttctcataagccattcctaggaaaatatatatttttcaagtcaatttgcagcctccaattactcaatttcataatcaatacaatatatttttatttgtcacatttattcctaaaacatcaaaaatcccgttttaatctcgttttcatttcataaaatacataaagggcatttaaaaataaactctagataatttacaataataataagtttactcaccgtttgtacaaactaaaagctttctaagcgccccgatcactactcgtcgggtacgacttctttgccttttccggaaggctctcctcctagacacattacaaaaatttacacaattcatcacattgatgctaaatcactatataattaacttaaatcctatactaatgcatggtatgaaatgcaatagcctaaaacggcttaaacgcggtattaacctatttttggcactttgcccgataaattgctaacgcgctccattttagctctaaatcatcccattctctctccaacatttctaaccattaaatatcagccaataaccttctaaaaacaacaaaatcagctcactcccttccttggaaaattcggccaaaaatgggacattaactcggttaattttctactttgtttttctatcacgtttaatcgtttttcatcattttctcttcattttccttagaataaaatcaattcatcatcattgtacagcattgagcatccagccaagagtgggtattgtgaaaatttaatgatttcttgcccaatttaatttctaaacacatttaactaactaaaactatcaatttaactaaaaatcaaaacctaaaaatttcaatttctctcccctagaatttcgtccagcccttgatatcactttttgatctctctcctcaagcatgctaaatggaaataaaggcataggaaaggtagaaatcaagctaaaatcgaaaaatcttaccgttagacgcgtaaacggtcgaaaatcgcgaatttccctttgaattttcttgtttctctttggtttttctttttttcttcctttcctctctatttcctctcttgttcttccttatggccggccagcactcaaaatttgggtttaaatgggctgacttttcattaaaataatattatttcatttaaaaaatgccacgtgtcactttcccattggcccatttttaaaatttcatccatttgtttccaaattttcaccatacacttgtcccacatatccatagcttagataaaattctcagacttatccaaagtctcggtggagtaatttttgaaatttacacttttgcccccgtaaaagtcaaaaattacatttttaccccaaaaattgaaaaattgcccatagacatatttttcatcccttatactcataccattctccaatttgtcaaatttgatctaaattctctcaaaatctcaaattttgtccgtgggtggcaaaattacgattttgcccctacactccaaaaatcaccagaattaaactttttcacttcctatcattaaattatactccaaatagttaatcttggtcaaaaatttcactccatgatcaaattattatcttaggtggcaaaatgacgattttgcccttgaatatcaaaatttctaattttaccccaaatgaaccctcgaactccgaacaatcatttttagtcattcctggactataaaatattaaatttcatcctacaattcctatttgaactagttcgaggttaaatcaatttaagtgtaccgttaggtataatatcaggtttcgtctattcttaggtgtttttctagcgtaataacatgctactcaatgcatgtatgtcatgacatgtatttatagggtcgggttttacaaagattgtaatgcaatcacattatagccaaaagatgtaatgtgattgcagtccaaaatcaatacaatcacattacattgtaCTCTACAATGTTATTAAAGACATTTTTATCCTTtaactttattattttgttaaaaatattttgtactgttatacttaaaataaaaaatatttaaaataaaatatataatataagaattagaaattaaaataaaataaaataagttaaaatttaaatga
It encodes:
- the LOC18604768 gene encoding uncharacterized protein LOC18604768 isoform X2; protein product: MTMLGLQADMQHKSHLLGCYTAWDLNLDVNGTVWPSDNADRIVRNRHYNNGALPLSSDLNILDNKDLLKQTMLKHEAEFRNQIHELHRLYRKQKELMDEMKKIELYKHHHSLGTLQPNQSPVSEAKDGNRGQAGHDPIHIECSSKAPEFMESNCKMFGKKILDLELPADEYIDSEEEGFSEVKMAPEVTDIPTNALKKIPEVKDRGDKELPISASGCNSVFPEGNFIPSSISLKSKVLADLNIPVKLEEDKIPELSDFQDPIIGHRETSLQDLSGKSNSSFEVLSKEVIPNSQIMRDPEADLDILFLDKHNMQREHITCNDKAGQSRNDLNSSCQDLYTEKLSIEHIDDEQAEDSSTPHGLDEAKGKLCNEILQCVGGDISSHSYKPVATVDMRSSYQIVPLADKMNSESSSVSSWRCDLKRSPIAVQALPCFKGKSSKSFTRSLGLAGNELCLSTKLLSRPKLCSAATFPQESWQNDFQLEGQPPSTSSVSLNCNNDNGSAFERHSPAKYTKDFKYVMSVKSLDLNFVLPSFSTDVACSQGASSILGEKTLENSTGCSQIAETPIHDSKSGERKDQSVPLECVLKQANSVCVHDAELDKVEASNSLDFKRILGFHRYNKPPIPNGQCSSHASPAGNHSNSCAKEDIKDKEKDRLPDMNLEVDHVPFRGKQLPVAELFSKSKPCGKHPTFGVLIDLNSCLSLDASPLIPSHSNEIDLEPPASPENKERSPPRGESDENQLETPLVSSGLEDGDLQEALVRIAAEAIVSISSSEIQTCKESTSCEPFKASWNNSLYWFARVASSVVDDPGSEFGVNVGVKDHGDHEEYLSDGIDYFEAMTLNLTEITVEESWCKSNGPKKEEMSANFLRNQPKRGRTRRGRQQRKDFQSEILPSLASLSRYEVTEDLQMIGGLMEAAGARRESCSSRNVGRNGYAKGRRRSNARASNIMESTMNTLLKQQSVNDDVGIQQRRLIEWGKITRRPRGPRCPSSNPRLILGQV
- the LOC18604768 gene encoding uncharacterized protein LOC18604768 isoform X1; protein product: MTMLGLQADMQHKSHLLGCYTAWDLNLDVNGTVWPSDNADRIVRNRHYNNGALPLSSDLNILDNKDLLKQTMLKHEAEFRNQIHELHRLYRKQKELMDEMKKIELYKHHHSLGTLQPNQVLSPKSSNHVQLPQHTSTSINLVHSQSPVSEAKDGNRGQAGHDPIHIECSSKAPEFMESNCKMFGKKILDLELPADEYIDSEEEGFSEVKMAPEVTDIPTNALKKIPEVKDRGDKELPISASGCNSVFPEGNFIPSSISLKSKVLADLNIPVKLEEDKIPELSDFQDPIIGHRETSLQDLSGKSNSSFEVLSKEVIPNSQIMRDPEADLDILFLDKHNMQREHITCNDKAGQSRNDLNSSCQDLYTEKLSIEHIDDEQAEDSSTPHGLDEAKGKLCNEILQCVGGDISSHSYKPVATVDMRSSYQIVPLADKMNSESSSVSSWRCDLKRSPIAVQALPCFKGKSSKSFTRSLGLAGNELCLSTKLLSRPKLCSAATFPQESWQNDFQLEGQPPSTSSVSLNCNNDNGSAFERHSPAKYTKDFKYVMSVKSLDLNFVLPSFSTDVACSQGASSILGEKTLENSTGCSQIAETPIHDSKSGERKDQSVPLECVLKQANSVCVHDAELDKVEASNSLDFKRILGFHRYNKPPIPNGQCSSHASPAGNHSNSCAKEDIKDKEKDRLPDMNLEVDHVPFRGKQLPVAELFSKSKPCGKHPTFGVLIDLNSCLSLDASPLIPSHSNEIDLEPPASPENKERSPPRGESDENQLETPLVSSGLEDGDLQEALVRIAAEAIVSISSSEIQTCKESTSCEPFKASWNNSLYWFARVASSVVDDPGSEFGVNVGVKDHGDHEEYLSDGIDYFEAMTLNLTEITVEESWCKSNGPKKEEMSANFLRNQPKRGRTRRGRQQRKDFQSEILPSLASLSRYEVTEDLQMIGGLMEAAGARRESCSSRNVGRNGYAKGRRRSNARASNIMESTMNTLLKQQSVNDDVGIQQRRLIEWGKITRRPRGPRCPSSNPRLILGQV